TAACATATTCTCCTCTTTTTAAGAAGAAACTACTTTCAGCTAGTACTTCCAAACGATTTTGCAGCCCATCAAAAATGCCTTGTAGCAGCCCAGGCCCGAGCTCTGCTTCTAATAAATGTCCTGAAAAAGTGACTAAAGCTCCGCGGCGAACATCTTGAGTGTCTTCAAAAACTTGAATCTTAACCTCTTGGCCAACAACCTCAATAATTTCAGCTTTTAACCAGGTATCTTCCACATTAACATACGCAACTTCTCCTTGACGTACGTGTCCGTTAAAACGCACTCGCAATAAATTACCATAGGCCTCAACAACGTATCCTTGAGTCGTTTGTCCAGAAGTTGCTACCATGTGATTGCCTTTTCCATAGAATTAATAATATTTTTACCTTTTTCTAAACTCACCAGACTATTGCGAATGGCGAATAGATATGCTGCAACCTTTGCTAAAACTGCATTTGCATCAAAATAATTATCTCGATACATCTCTTCTATCTTGTGAAACTCATACAAAGATAGCGTACGGTTCAATGTATGAGGTAAGCGCCCGTAATCTTCTAAAACATTACTTAAATCTGAAAATTCTCCAGGAAGTTCATAATGAGGAGAATCTTTTTGCATCAATACTTGAAGCACTACGGGATCAGAACTATCTTCGTCTCTTAACACATAAGAAACATCCAGATTCATAACTCGCGAACGGAATCCTGCTAAAATAACTCGCAAATTTTGCTTAAAAGTAAAATACGTACGAAGAAATTCTGAGGGGCTATTTTGATAATACGCTAAGAATTCCCTAATTAATGAGGAAAAGTTATTCAAACGCTCTTTAGGCGTTTTATATTGCAATAGGAAATCCTTAAAAAAATCTTCAAACTCACAAGCATCCGACCACTGTTGAAGTTTGAGCATGCTCTCAACATTATCTTGTGTGACGACGCCGTAAGATTGTACTAGAGGTTTATCTGCCCAAAAGAAAGCAAAGTTATCAAAATCAAAAAATCGTTTTAAAACAACGTAATATTCAAGATCTTCTTTGGATAAATTTAAATGTAAGAGATCATCAAGATCTTCAAAAGAATAAACGGGGCAAGACTCAGGAAGCTGAGGAAGAAAGAAGAGAGACAAAAAGTAATACTGAGTCATGGCAATAACTCTATTTTAGTTAGGACTCCGCATTATAGAAAAACTAAGAATCCTGAAATATCATTTCACGAAAATCTTTTTGCAAATACCGCATCAAAAGATCTAGTAAAGTATCTGAACTAAGATCTAACACCCAATTCTTATCCTCTACCTTTAACTGCACGCCGCCAACAAACTTTCCAATAGCAACTCCCTTACCTCTCAGTTTCGCTAGTACTGACTTTCCAAGTAATTCGTTAACCGCTCTTGTTGCTACGTGCTTTCCTATATAAGCTGTCAAATCTCCGGAAATTCCCTGATCTTCAATAGCCTGAATCAACGCTGCCACAAGTTTTGCTGATACCTCGGCATCGGCTAGAGTGTTATCCA
This window of the Chlamydia sp. BM-2023 genome carries:
- a CDS encoding DUF2764 family protein, translated to MTQYYFLSLFFLPQLPESCPVYSFEDLDDLLHLNLSKEDLEYYVVLKRFFDFDNFAFFWADKPLVQSYGVVTQDNVESMLKLQQWSDACEFEDFFKDFLLQYKTPKERLNNFSSLIREFLAYYQNSPSEFLRTYFTFKQNLRVILAGFRSRVMNLDVSYVLRDEDSSDPVVLQVLMQKDSPHYELPGEFSDLSNVLEDYGRLPHTLNRTLSLYEFHKIEEMYRDNYFDANAVLAKVAAYLFAIRNSLVSLEKGKNIINSMEKAITW
- a CDS encoding V-type ATP synthase subunit E; its protein translation is MADLSAEDKLKQICDALRVETLKPAEDEADAIVRNAKEQAKRIVQEAQEEARQIIASAEEEANHKLKQGESALVQAGKRSLESLKQAVEHKVFKESLAEWLDNTLADAEVSAKLVAALIQAIEDQGISGDLTAYIGKHVATRAVNELLGKSVLAKLRGKGVAIGKFVGGVQLKVEDKNWVLDLSSDTLLDLLMRYLQKDFREMIFQDS